In Alteribacter lacisalsi, a genomic segment contains:
- a CDS encoding ion transporter: MSNSMPGWKKKLDWFVEHKYFTSVIITLIMINAVVVGLETYPHLYEEYRSTFFAIDRILLGIFAVEVGLRMLAARTLKDFFKSGWNWFDFIIVLSGLLLAGAYFVTVLRILRVLRVFRAISVIPSLRRLVDALLMTIPALGNIMLLMSIIFYIFAVTGTMLFQEVSPEYFGSLQLSLLTLFQVVTLESWASQVMRPIFAELPWSWVYFVSFVLVGTFVVFNLFIGVIVNNVEKAESAEEEEIDETKNEVTELRREVGELKDLLREHLDRNGNNKSG, encoded by the coding sequence ATGTCCAATTCAATGCCCGGGTGGAAGAAAAAACTCGACTGGTTCGTAGAGCACAAATATTTCACCTCTGTCATCATTACACTAATCATGATTAACGCAGTAGTTGTGGGCCTCGAAACGTATCCCCACCTTTATGAGGAATACCGCTCGACCTTTTTTGCCATCGATCGGATCCTCCTCGGCATTTTTGCCGTTGAGGTTGGACTTCGTATGCTGGCAGCAAGAACACTGAAGGATTTCTTTAAAAGCGGATGGAACTGGTTTGACTTTATCATCGTCTTAAGCGGTCTTCTTCTGGCAGGCGCATATTTCGTGACGGTACTCCGAATTCTCAGGGTTCTCCGTGTCTTCCGGGCCATTTCTGTCATTCCTTCGCTCAGAAGGCTTGTTGACGCCCTTCTGATGACCATTCCGGCTCTGGGAAATATCATGCTCCTGATGAGCATTATCTTTTATATTTTTGCGGTAACCGGAACGATGCTGTTCCAGGAAGTCTCACCGGAGTACTTTGGTTCGCTGCAGCTTTCCCTGCTTACCCTGTTCCAGGTAGTCACACTTGAGTCGTGGGCAAGCCAGGTTATGCGCCCGATTTTTGCAGAACTCCCCTGGTCGTGGGTCTACTTTGTCTCCTTCGTTCTTGTCGGTACATTCGTTGTCTTCAACCTCTTCATTGGTGTCATTGTAAACAATGTGGAAAAAGCCGAATCAGCTGAAGAAGAGGAGATCGACGAAACGAAAAATGAAGTGACCGAACTCCGCAGGGAGGTCGGTGAACTGAAAGATCTGCTCCGGGAGCACCTGGATCGAAACGGAAACAATAAAAGCGGCTGA
- a CDS encoding divergent polysaccharide deacetylase family protein, whose protein sequence is MKQKTVWHHTTLLLTILCVAVTAITASPGYAEENGQEAKVAVIIDDFGGNTGGVYRFLRSEIPITVAVMPFLDESTEQAEMAHELGFEVIVHLPLEPKRGKASWLGPLPITSALSNEEVKNRVRKAIEDVPYAKGLNNHMGSNIVGNKRIMKAILEVAREYDLYVIDSGTSPDSVIPELAEEMNLRWAARDTFLDDSRSSRNHVYKQMLRLCSQAEKHGGAIGIGHVGIKGTDTFNGISDSLAHLKNRNVRIVPVSELIPTSVEKDPSQFWQRIVGGEADE, encoded by the coding sequence ATGAAGCAAAAGACAGTTTGGCATCACACCACCCTTCTCCTCACCATCCTTTGCGTGGCAGTGACAGCAATTACAGCCTCTCCTGGATACGCAGAAGAAAATGGGCAGGAAGCAAAGGTGGCTGTGATCATCGACGACTTTGGCGGGAACACGGGGGGTGTATATCGTTTTCTCAGATCAGAAATTCCAATTACCGTAGCCGTCATGCCGTTTCTGGACGAATCCACTGAACAGGCGGAAATGGCTCACGAACTGGGATTTGAAGTGATTGTACACCTGCCGCTGGAACCGAAAAGAGGAAAAGCATCCTGGCTCGGCCCCTTGCCTATCACCTCCGCCCTGAGTAATGAGGAAGTCAAAAACAGGGTGAGAAAAGCTATTGAGGATGTCCCTTATGCAAAAGGACTTAACAACCATATGGGGTCAAACATCGTGGGAAACAAGCGGATTATGAAAGCAATTCTAGAGGTTGCCAGGGAATATGATCTTTATGTGATCGACAGCGGAACAAGCCCCGATTCGGTGATCCCGGAATTGGCGGAAGAAATGAACCTGCGCTGGGCCGCAAGAGACACTTTTCTCGATGACAGCCGTTCGTCGAGAAACCACGTGTATAAACAGATGCTGCGCTTATGCAGTCAGGCTGAAAAGCATGGCGGTGCAATTGGAATCGGACATGTGGGCATAAAAGGGACAGATACGTTTAACGGAATTTCAGATTCCCTGGCTCATCTGAAGAACCGGAATGTCCGCATCGTCCCTGTTTCCGAACTGATTCCCACCAGTGTTGAAAAAGATCCATCGCAATTCTGGCAGCGTATAGTGGGAGGCGAAGCCGATGAATAA
- a CDS encoding SDR family NAD(P)-dependent oxidoreductase, with the protein MKPWNQRIVAITGASGGLGFEMARETARKGGLPVMLARSLDKLTEGAALIERETGIKPLVFELDVSDDEAVFRTFNNIFSKAGPVDVLINNAGFGIFDDFEHAKLQDIKDMFEVNVYGLFSCTQAVLPGMRERGSGHIIHVASQAGKLATPKSGGYSATKHAVLAFANSLRMELEGTGIRVSTVNPGPVKTNFFARADASGDYEKSVEKYMLDAEMVASRTIDLIDKPKRELNLPRWMNIGSKIYQFFPGLMEKAAGSQFRKK; encoded by the coding sequence ATGAAACCTTGGAATCAGCGAATTGTCGCGATCACCGGTGCCTCCGGTGGTCTCGGATTCGAAATGGCCCGGGAGACCGCCCGGAAAGGCGGTCTGCCCGTTATGCTGGCAAGATCCCTGGATAAGTTAACAGAGGGCGCTGCCCTGATTGAACGTGAAACGGGGATTAAGCCGCTCGTATTTGAACTGGACGTGAGTGATGACGAAGCGGTTTTTCGTACGTTTAATAACATTTTCAGTAAAGCAGGGCCGGTGGACGTCCTGATTAATAACGCCGGCTTCGGTATCTTTGATGATTTTGAACATGCAAAGCTTCAGGACATCAAAGACATGTTCGAAGTCAATGTGTACGGTCTTTTTTCATGCACCCAGGCCGTCCTGCCCGGTATGAGGGAACGGGGGAGCGGGCATATCATCCACGTAGCTTCCCAGGCCGGAAAACTGGCCACCCCGAAATCCGGTGGATATTCGGCAACCAAGCATGCAGTGCTGGCCTTTGCCAACAGCCTGAGAATGGAACTGGAAGGTACCGGCATCCGTGTGAGCACGGTTAATCCTGGACCGGTTAAAACCAATTTTTTTGCCCGGGCAGATGCCTCGGGGGATTATGAAAAAAGTGTGGAAAAATATATGCTTGATGCAGAAATGGTTGCATCAAGAACAATAGATCTGATTGATAAGCCGAAGCGGGAACTGAACCTGCCCCGCTGGATGAATATTGGATCCAAGATTTATCAGTTTTTTCCCGGTCTTATGGAAAAGGCCGCCGGAAGCCAGTTCAGAAAAAAATAG
- a CDS encoding GNAT family N-acetyltransferase, giving the protein MNNSETISFTAKDGTSVTLRPAGPDDAFDIITNVEEIIQQGRYIQKEHVRTVEEEQSFIREMRAENNMYTVVEIDKRVYGIARLLRGELKMKRHTALFRTWLATPAQGKGLGKKLMEYTLEWGKKNGLYKICLTVFAKNEVAVNLYEQYGFVKEGVQKDQVFIEGEYDDEIFMAYFIDENRS; this is encoded by the coding sequence ATGAATAACAGTGAAACCATTTCGTTCACGGCGAAAGACGGCACTTCTGTGACACTTCGGCCTGCTGGACCGGATGATGCCTTTGATATCATCACAAACGTGGAAGAAATCATTCAGCAGGGCCGCTATATTCAGAAAGAACATGTGAGGACGGTCGAAGAAGAGCAGTCATTCATCCGTGAAATGAGAGCAGAAAACAACATGTACACTGTGGTGGAAATTGACAAACGGGTCTACGGCATCGCCAGGCTCCTCCGGGGTGAACTGAAGATGAAGCGCCACACCGCTCTCTTCCGCACCTGGCTTGCTACACCCGCTCAGGGAAAAGGGCTGGGAAAAAAGCTGATGGAATATACGCTGGAATGGGGGAAAAAGAACGGGCTGTATAAAATCTGTCTCACCGTTTTCGCTAAAAATGAAGTGGCTGTAAACCTCTACGAACAATATGGGTTCGTCAAAGAAGGCGTGCAGAAAGACCAGGTTTTTATCGAGGGCGAATATGATGATGAAATTTTCATGGCTTATTTTATCGATGAAAATCGAAGTTAA
- a CDS encoding low molecular weight protein-tyrosine-phosphatase: MVKVLFVCLGNICRSPMAEAVFKDKVREAGLNGKITTDSAGTGDWHTGNPPHEGTLGILKKNSIQSEGLQARQVDKGDLQKYDYIIGMDAENVGNLTRMKGYGDSGEIARLLDFVDDGKEDDVPDPYFTGNFDYVYELVEEGCTKLLAHIREKEGL; the protein is encoded by the coding sequence GTGGTAAAAGTACTATTTGTCTGTCTCGGGAACATTTGCCGGTCACCGATGGCGGAAGCTGTTTTTAAAGACAAAGTGCGCGAAGCCGGCCTTAACGGAAAAATCACCACAGACTCGGCAGGAACTGGTGACTGGCACACAGGTAATCCCCCTCATGAAGGCACGCTCGGTATTCTTAAAAAGAACAGTATCCAGTCCGAAGGTCTACAGGCACGGCAGGTGGACAAAGGGGATCTGCAGAAATACGATTACATTATAGGAATGGATGCTGAAAATGTCGGAAACCTGACCAGGATGAAAGGCTACGGTGACTCGGGAGAAATTGCCCGTCTCCTCGATTTTGTCGATGATGGAAAAGAAGATGACGTACCTGATCCGTACTTTACCGGTAACTTTGATTACGTGTATGAGCTTGTGGAGGAAGGCTGCACGAAACTCCTTGCTCATATTCGTGAAAAAGAAGGCCTTTAG
- a CDS encoding MerR family transcriptional regulator, which yields MKSYKDKKVISIGVVSELTGLSERQIRYYEQRQLISPERSKGGTRKYSFMDVERLVEIANKMEDGMQTFEIRKEEKQRANREQVRKKMLRGQLNTAFPNQRK from the coding sequence ATGAAGTCGTACAAAGATAAAAAAGTAATCAGCATCGGCGTGGTCAGTGAACTTACCGGCCTTTCCGAACGTCAGATCAGGTACTATGAGCAGCGGCAGCTGATCAGCCCGGAACGTTCCAAAGGCGGCACGCGGAAATATTCCTTTATGGATGTAGAACGGCTGGTGGAAATTGCAAACAAGATGGAAGACGGGATGCAGACTTTTGAAATACGAAAAGAGGAAAAGCAGAGAGCAAACCGGGAGCAGGTACGCAAAAAGATGCTCCGCGGCCAGTTGAATACCGCTTTCCCAAATCAGCGAAAATGA
- a CDS encoding class I SAM-dependent methyltransferase, which translates to MVKEIQKFWQARNWMKSNESFLTTWHAHVGYKLDLFDSFAGGAKVQEVAARDELNGQLLLRWVEVGLEVGHLKKTVTGKVKSKKKMVKFVSAKSKDSVGILLREMMELHIPTLMQYPDLMKNNEQLSYLEDKFANVVAETSALLEKASVPPMIKWVNKYKPGNIVDFGCGYGGYLKKIRDADDQVTLTGIEISKEVADEAAEKLKSRRIEVRNEDMQEFLNSGEQVDMVMLHNLLYYYPPEDRPALFKDVASILSDKGTVTVISPLTDSGHGQTFAAAFNTFMTAHKNLYPLPTEKEIEEAAKEAGLKVKMSKPIIKEGGWFLVGLEKK; encoded by the coding sequence ATGGTGAAGGAAATTCAGAAGTTCTGGCAGGCAAGAAACTGGATGAAAAGCAATGAAAGCTTTCTGACCACATGGCACGCCCATGTCGGATATAAGCTCGATCTTTTTGACAGCTTTGCCGGAGGAGCAAAAGTGCAGGAAGTGGCGGCAAGAGATGAACTGAACGGCCAGTTGCTGCTTCGCTGGGTCGAAGTCGGCCTGGAAGTGGGTCACCTGAAAAAAACCGTTACCGGTAAAGTGAAATCGAAAAAAAAGATGGTGAAATTTGTATCAGCAAAAAGTAAGGATTCTGTAGGGATTCTATTGAGAGAAATGATGGAACTCCATATTCCAACACTCATGCAGTATCCGGATCTGATGAAAAATAACGAGCAGCTTTCCTACCTTGAGGATAAATTCGCAAACGTTGTAGCCGAAACGTCCGCACTCCTGGAAAAAGCGTCCGTCCCGCCGATGATCAAGTGGGTAAATAAGTACAAGCCCGGAAATATTGTCGATTTCGGCTGCGGCTACGGCGGCTACCTTAAGAAAATAAGGGACGCAGACGATCAAGTGACCCTAACGGGAATTGAAATAAGTAAAGAGGTGGCAGACGAGGCGGCAGAGAAGCTGAAAAGCCGCCGGATCGAAGTCCGAAACGAAGATATGCAGGAGTTTCTCAACTCCGGAGAACAGGTGGATATGGTTATGCTACATAATCTCCTGTACTATTATCCGCCTGAAGACAGACCAGCTCTGTTTAAGGACGTGGCGTCGATTCTCTCGGACAAAGGAACCGTCACCGTGATTTCGCCGCTCACAGATTCAGGACATGGCCAGACATTTGCCGCTGCCTTTAACACATTCATGACAGCGCATAAAAATCTTTATCCGCTGCCAACGGAAAAAGAAATCGAAGAAGCAGCAAAAGAAGCCGGCCTGAAAGTAAAAATGTCCAAGCCGATTATTAAAGAGGGCGGCTGGTTTCTGGTTGGCCTTGAAAAAAAATAA
- a CDS encoding YolD-like family protein yields MHDRGSIKWTSMMLPEHVEKLKELKKEHQRVSHGEADPQAEEEWDRLIAESFNTGCLLQLSFMNGECANRVRGHVTGVNAEQGMLTVIEAGGVRTSVRFSSVTAVSPYEES; encoded by the coding sequence ATGCATGACCGCGGGTCAATTAAATGGACGTCCATGATGCTTCCCGAACATGTGGAAAAGCTTAAGGAACTTAAAAAGGAGCACCAGCGGGTTTCTCACGGTGAGGCGGACCCCCAGGCTGAAGAAGAGTGGGATCGCCTGATTGCCGAATCCTTTAACACAGGCTGTCTGCTTCAGCTTTCTTTTATGAATGGAGAATGCGCTAATCGTGTGAGGGGACATGTAACAGGCGTGAATGCTGAGCAGGGGATGTTAACTGTCATTGAGGCGGGCGGCGTCCGGACGAGCGTCCGGTTCTCATCCGTTACCGCAGTCAGTCCTTATGAAGAGAGTTGA
- a CDS encoding Y-family DNA polymerase, with protein sequence MTTVDYDSMPKRKIFCVDMKSFYASCAAIALGKDPLSVHLAVVGDTERSGSVVLAATPPLKKDFGIKTGNRLFEIPDDPRIILVNASMATYLHISVQVTDLFHRYVPLEAIHTYSVDESFLDVGGTEKLWGNEWELAETIRTDLYRRFGLTCAIGIGDNMLLSKLCLDLEAKKRGVARWTYGDVQKKLWPVTPLQKMWGIGSRMEKRLNRMGIFTVGQLAGYAPDKLEKAFGVMGNQLYYHAWGVDLSELGAPILAGQISYAKGQILLRDYKDPVEIKRVLLEMCEEVAARARRERRAGQTVSLGMGYSKNEQGGGFSRQITIPEPTNITMEVYEACLKLMKRFYDGSTVRKLSVSISNVYPDDSVQLSLLESDRPKKRALGYAMDDIRQKHGPNALLRAVSYAEGGTARHRNTLTGGHKS encoded by the coding sequence ATGACGACTGTGGATTACGATTCAATGCCGAAACGGAAGATTTTCTGTGTGGATATGAAAAGCTTCTACGCAAGCTGTGCGGCCATTGCGCTCGGGAAAGACCCTCTGTCTGTTCATCTGGCTGTGGTGGGGGATACAGAAAGAAGCGGAAGTGTCGTACTCGCGGCCACCCCTCCCTTAAAAAAGGATTTTGGCATTAAAACAGGAAACCGGCTGTTTGAAATTCCGGACGATCCCCGGATTATTCTCGTGAACGCGTCGATGGCCACCTACTTACATATTTCGGTCCAGGTGACAGACCTGTTTCACCGGTACGTGCCTCTTGAAGCGATTCACACGTACAGTGTGGATGAAAGCTTTCTTGATGTAGGCGGGACGGAGAAGCTGTGGGGAAACGAGTGGGAACTCGCCGAGACGATCCGGACCGACCTGTACCGGCGGTTTGGACTCACGTGCGCCATTGGCATCGGGGATAACATGCTCCTGTCAAAGCTTTGTCTCGATCTGGAGGCGAAAAAAAGAGGGGTGGCCAGGTGGACATACGGCGATGTGCAAAAAAAACTGTGGCCTGTCACCCCGCTGCAGAAAATGTGGGGGATCGGAAGCCGGATGGAAAAACGGCTGAACCGAATGGGGATCTTCACTGTCGGCCAGCTTGCCGGTTATGCTCCTGACAAACTGGAAAAAGCGTTCGGTGTCATGGGAAATCAGCTTTATTACCATGCGTGGGGCGTGGATCTTTCCGAACTCGGCGCCCCGATTCTTGCCGGGCAGATCAGCTATGCAAAAGGACAAATTCTTCTTCGGGATTATAAGGATCCAGTGGAGATAAAGCGGGTGCTGCTGGAGATGTGTGAGGAGGTGGCGGCAAGAGCCCGCCGGGAACGCCGTGCAGGACAGACGGTCAGTCTTGGTATGGGATACAGTAAAAACGAACAGGGCGGCGGTTTTTCCCGTCAGATCACGATCCCGGAACCGACGAATATTACAATGGAAGTGTACGAAGCCTGTCTGAAGCTGATGAAGCGGTTTTACGACGGCTCAACTGTACGCAAACTGTCCGTATCCATTTCCAACGTCTATCCTGATGATTCCGTTCAGCTCAGTCTTCTGGAAAGTGACCGTCCGAAAAAGCGGGCACTCGGTTACGCGATGGATGATATCCGGCAGAAACACGGCCCGAATGCGCTTTTAAGGGCTGTGTCCTATGCGGAGGGAGGCACAGCCAGACACCGTAACACCCTCACAGGCGGCCATAAATCTTAG
- the cbpB gene encoding cyclic-di-AMP-binding protein CbpB, with protein MQNLQECHILQQPIHSFVIPAEEVAHVQPDNSLEHALLVLVKSGYTAIPVLDTSYKLRGLISKAQILDSIIGLEQIEPERLKDTRVGEVMSTSFACVNEESPFEKALSQSINNPFLCVEDQTGSFLGIITRSKLLAYLNGYLHDQKKRS; from the coding sequence ATGCAAAACCTACAAGAGTGTCATATACTTCAACAACCTATTCATTCATTTGTCATCCCTGCTGAAGAAGTTGCTCACGTTCAACCGGATAACTCTCTCGAACACGCTTTGCTGGTCCTTGTAAAATCCGGCTATACGGCAATACCTGTACTTGATACTTCCTATAAATTACGCGGCCTTATCAGTAAGGCACAGATTCTCGATTCCATTATAGGTCTGGAGCAGATTGAGCCGGAGCGGCTTAAAGACACAAGAGTCGGCGAGGTTATGAGCACGTCTTTTGCATGTGTAAATGAGGAATCTCCTTTCGAAAAAGCCCTGTCCCAGTCCATCAATAACCCTTTTCTGTGTGTTGAAGACCAGACCGGTTCCTTTCTCGGAATTATTACCCGCAGTAAATTACTCGCTTATCTGAATGGCTATCTGCATGACCAGAAGAAACGGAGCTGA
- a CDS encoding M20/M25/M40 family metallo-hydrolase: MGKWQTGDQLKELTISLCEYASVTGSEEEIGIMEFVDYQLRRLSYFKQNKGHLKTHYTADGRKYVSALVKSRKKTKKTLIIMGHLDVVDVEDYGEWKHLAFRPREFTEQMTAGKDHLPEDVRHDLENGNWLFGRGVMDMKAGIALCMRMIEKAGEGAFDGNILMLAVPDEEVNSTGMREAAGKLLELADTHDLDYKMAWNTEPVFSGYPGDEHLYVYRGSLGKVLPGFYCYGEEAHVAEPFSGLNGNFMASYLNNALELNPDFTEKEGVQKTPPPTSLIQKDLKTDYSTQIPHTAVVLFNLLFMKKQMKDVTDELLVLASETAEQIAKAYSEREKAFAQVHGYEPEKKKIRILTYEELWHHAVKHHGLEEVKRQVSFIQANESQLDDREITIHTVHHIAGFCKDLAPMIVLFYTPPFYPAVESAGHPLVNKVVEKVMEEADAVQNREVLDYPYFPGLSDLSYLQLPDTKRSLDTMLKNMPLWEVTYDLPLQAMEKLSVPVMNFGPFGRGAHSWTERLEMTYSFHELPAIMEVGIHEVFK; this comes from the coding sequence ATGGGGAAATGGCAGACAGGAGATCAGCTTAAAGAACTTACAATATCACTTTGTGAGTACGCCAGTGTTACAGGAAGCGAAGAGGAAATTGGAATTATGGAATTCGTTGACTATCAGCTGAGGCGTCTTTCATATTTTAAGCAGAATAAGGGACACTTGAAGACCCATTACACTGCTGATGGACGGAAATACGTTTCTGCTCTCGTGAAAAGCAGGAAAAAAACGAAAAAAACGCTAATCATCATGGGGCACCTTGATGTTGTGGATGTAGAGGACTATGGAGAATGGAAGCACCTGGCCTTTCGTCCGCGGGAGTTTACCGAGCAGATGACTGCGGGCAAAGATCATCTCCCAGAAGACGTCCGGCACGATCTCGAGAACGGCAACTGGCTGTTCGGAAGAGGGGTGATGGATATGAAAGCGGGGATTGCTCTTTGCATGCGCATGATTGAGAAGGCAGGAGAAGGAGCGTTTGACGGAAACATTCTTATGCTTGCCGTGCCGGACGAAGAAGTAAATTCCACCGGTATGCGTGAAGCAGCGGGAAAACTTCTGGAACTTGCGGATACCCATGATTTAGATTATAAAATGGCCTGGAATACAGAACCGGTTTTTTCAGGGTATCCCGGAGACGAACATCTGTATGTGTACAGAGGTTCCCTTGGAAAAGTGCTGCCGGGCTTTTACTGCTACGGCGAAGAAGCACATGTCGCAGAACCGTTTTCAGGGCTCAATGGAAATTTCATGGCCTCCTATCTCAACAATGCACTGGAACTGAATCCTGATTTTACGGAGAAGGAAGGTGTGCAGAAAACACCGCCGCCTACAAGCCTGATTCAAAAGGATTTAAAGACGGATTACTCAACCCAGATTCCTCATACAGCGGTGGTTCTCTTTAACCTTCTGTTCATGAAAAAACAGATGAAGGATGTAACAGACGAGTTGCTTGTACTGGCCAGTGAAACAGCGGAACAGATAGCAAAAGCCTATTCCGAGCGGGAAAAAGCTTTCGCCCAGGTTCACGGATATGAGCCGGAGAAAAAGAAGATCCGCATCCTGACCTATGAAGAATTGTGGCATCATGCAGTTAAGCACCACGGCCTCGAAGAAGTAAAAAGGCAGGTTTCGTTTATTCAGGCGAACGAAAGCCAACTGGACGACAGGGAAATTACGATTCATACGGTTCATCACATTGCGGGATTCTGTAAGGATCTGGCACCGATGATTGTCCTTTTTTACACGCCGCCTTTTTATCCAGCAGTCGAGTCTGCCGGCCATCCGCTTGTGAATAAAGTGGTGGAAAAGGTCATGGAAGAGGCGGATGCTGTACAGAATCGGGAAGTGCTTGATTACCCGTATTTTCCCGGGCTTTCGGATCTCAGCTACCTCCAGCTGCCTGATACGAAGCGGTCACTTGATACGATGCTCAAAAACATGCCTCTTTGGGAAGTGACATACGATCTGCCCCTCCAGGCTATGGAGAAGCTTAGTGTACCGGTAATGAACTTTGGACCATTTGGAAGAGGTGCCCACAGCTGGACGGAGCGGCTGGAGATGACTTATTCCTTCCATGAGCTGCCTGCAATTATGGAAGTGGGTATTCACGAAGTGTTTAAATAG